The Streptomyces nitrosporeus genome includes a window with the following:
- a CDS encoding MFS transporter translates to METAPPKTTARNPYLRLLSTPGARAFTAGNLLARLPMGMFSVSAVIMIAGAYDSYALAGAVTATGLATTAVVAPWTARLVDRHGQARIAVPATALAVLGSLALVLCVRLDAPLWTLFVAYAATATTPNTGGMSRARWAHLHQGDPAALHTANSFEQAADELCFMLGPVLAAVLCGALFPEAGTLTGAVLLMTGVLLFAAQRSTEPPVAPRTRAASPLRTPGMPALLTVFLATGAVFGSMEVVSIAHAGGAILALQAAGSCVAGLVYGSLRPAGNVHRRLLLCLAGMTALMALPLLAATTAEALPVLACALLLAGAATAPTMVTGMTLVQRLTPASQLNEGMTLAVTALLGGIAAGSAAGGWLVEHAGTVTGYAAPLGAAALALTVTAAWATARRRAARNAGPVRT, encoded by the coding sequence CTGGAGACGGCGCCCCCGAAGACGACGGCCCGCAATCCCTACCTCCGGCTGCTGTCCACCCCCGGGGCACGCGCCTTCACGGCGGGCAATCTGCTCGCCCGGCTGCCCATGGGCATGTTCAGCGTCAGCGCCGTCATCATGATCGCGGGCGCGTACGACTCGTACGCCCTGGCCGGGGCGGTCACCGCGACCGGTCTCGCGACGACCGCCGTGGTGGCCCCCTGGACGGCCCGGCTGGTCGACCGCCACGGTCAGGCGCGGATCGCCGTACCCGCGACCGCGCTCGCCGTGCTCGGCTCCCTGGCCCTGGTGCTGTGCGTACGCCTGGACGCCCCCCTGTGGACGCTCTTCGTCGCCTACGCCGCCACCGCCACCACCCCGAACACCGGCGGTATGTCCCGCGCCCGCTGGGCCCATCTGCACCAGGGCGACCCGGCGGCCCTGCACACCGCGAACTCCTTCGAACAGGCGGCGGACGAACTCTGCTTCATGCTCGGCCCGGTCCTCGCCGCCGTCCTGTGCGGGGCGCTCTTCCCGGAGGCCGGGACCCTGACCGGGGCCGTCCTGCTGATGACCGGCGTACTGCTCTTCGCCGCCCAGCGGTCCACCGAGCCCCCCGTCGCGCCCCGCACCCGCGCCGCCTCCCCCCTGCGCACCCCGGGCATGCCCGCACTGCTCACCGTCTTCCTCGCGACGGGCGCGGTCTTCGGCTCCATGGAGGTCGTCTCGATCGCCCACGCGGGGGGCGCGATCCTGGCGCTCCAGGCCGCCGGTTCCTGTGTGGCCGGCCTGGTCTACGGTTCGCTGCGCCCCGCCGGGAACGTCCACCGCAGACTGCTGCTCTGCCTGGCCGGCATGACCGCGCTGATGGCGCTGCCCCTGCTCGCCGCCACCACGGCCGAGGCCCTGCCGGTCCTGGCCTGCGCCCTCCTCCTGGCGGGCGCGGCCACCGCCCCCACCATGGTCACCGGCATGACCCTGGTCCAGCGGCTCACGCCCGCGTCCCAGCTCAACGAGGGCATGACCCTCGCCGTCACCGCCCTGCTCGGCGGCATAGCCGCCGGATCGGCGGCGGGCGGCTGGCTGGTGGAGCACGCGGGCACGGTCACCGGCTATGCCGCCCCGCTGGGCGCGGCGGCCCTGGCCCTGACGGTCACGGCGGCCTGGGCGACGGCACGACGCCGGGCGGCACGGAACGCGGGCCCCGTCCGCACCTGA